In Mycobacteriales bacterium, the genomic stretch TATTCCCGGCGCACCGCCCCGGATCTCCTTCGCCAAGATCCGTGAGCCGCTCGAAGTCCCGAACCTTCTCGCCCTGCAGACCGGTTCCTTCGACTGGCTGATCGGCGCCGAGTCCTGGCGTACCCGCGTCGAGGAGGACATCGCAAGCGGCCTCGAGGAGATTCTCGGCGAGATCTCCCCGATCGAGGACTTTTCGGGATCCATGTCCCTGTCCTTCTCCAACCCGCGCTTCGAGGACGTGAAGGCGCCGGAGGAGGAGTGCAAGGACAAGGACATGACCTACTCGGCTCCGCTGTTCGTCACGGCGGAGTTCATGAACAACTCCACCGGGGAGATCAAGAGCCAGACCGTCTTCATGGGTGACTTCCCCATGATGACCAGCAAGGGCACCTTCATCATCAACGGCACCGAGCGGGTCGTCGTGTCCCAGCTCGTCCGGTCGCCGGGGGTCTACTTCGACAAGGCCCTCGACAAGACGTCGGACAAGGACGTCTTCAGCTGCAAGGTCATCCCGAGCCGGGGCGCCTGGCTCGAGTTCGACGTCGACAAGCGCGACACCGTCGGCGTGCGGATCGACCGCAAGCGCCGCCAGCCGGTCACCGTGCTGCTCAAGGCCCTCGGCTGGACCGAGGAGCGCATCCGGGAGCGGTTCACCTGGTCCCCGGCGATGATCGCCACGCTCGACAAGGACCACATCGCCACCCAGGACGAGGCGCTGCTCGACATCTACCGCAAGCTCCGCCCGGGTGAGCCGCCGACGCGGGAGAGCGCGCAGACGCTGCTGGACAACCTGTTCTTCAACGCCAAGCGTTACGACCTGGCCAAGGTCGGCCGGTACAAGGTCAACAAGAAGCTCGAGCTCGACCTGCCGACCACGCGGGGCGTGCTGACCGAGGACGACATCCTCGGCACGATCGAGTACGTCGTCCGGCTGCACGCCGGTGAGGACGGCTACGAGGTCGACGACATCGACCACTTCGGCAACCGCCGGCTGCGCACCGTCGGGGAGCTGATCCAGAACCAGGTCCGGGTCGGGCTCTCCCGCATGGAGCGGGTCGTCCGGGAGCGGATGACCACCCAGGACGTCGAGGCGATCACGCCGCAGACCCTGATCAACATCCGCCCTGTCGTGGCGTCCATCAAGGAGTTCTTCGGGACGTCGCAGCTGTCGCAGTTCATGGACCAGACCAACCCGCTCGCGGGCCTGACCCACAAGCGCCGGCTCTCGGCGCTCGGGCCGGGCGGTCTGTCCCGGGAGCGGGCCGGCTTCGAGGTCCGCGACGTCCACCCGTCCCACTACGGCCGGATGTGCCCGATCGAGACGCCGGAGGGCCCGAACATCGGCCTGATCGGCTCGCTGTCGACGTTCGCCCGGGTCAACCCGTTCGGGTTCGTCGAGACGCCCTACCGCAAGGTCGTCAAGGGCCGGGTCACCGACCAGATCGACTACCTGACGGCCGACGAGGAAGACCGGCACGTCATCGCCCAGGCCAACGCCCCCCTCGATGAGAAGAACCACTTCGTCGAGGAGAAGGTGCTGGTCCGCAAGAAGGGTGGCGAGGTCGACCTGATCGACCCGACCGGGGTCGACTACATGGACGTGTCGCCGCGCCAGATGGTGTCGGTCGCCACGGCGATGATCCCGTTCCTGGAGCACGACGACGCCAGCCGGGCACTGATGGGCGCCAACATGCAGCGCCAGGCAGTTCCGCTGCTGCGCAGCGAGGCGCCCGTGGTGGGCACCGGCATGGAGCTGCGCGCCGCGGTCGACGCCGGTGACGTGGTCGTCGCCCGCAAGGCCGGCGTGGTCGAGGACATGTCCGCCGACTACCTGACCGTGATGGCCGACGACGGCACCCGGCAGACCTACCGGCTGCACAAGTTCCGCCGGTCCAACCAGGGCACCTGCATCAACCAGCGCCCGATCGTCAACGAGGGCGACCGCGTCGAGGAGGGCCAGGTCGTCGCCGACGGTCCCTGCACCGAAGACGGCGAGATGGCGCTCGGCAAGAACCTGCTCGTGGCGTTCATGCCGTGGGAGGGCCACAACTACGAAGACGCGATCATCCTGTCGCAGCGCCTGGTCCAGGACGACGTCCTCACCTCGATCCACGTCGAGGAGTACGAGGTCGACGCCCGGGACACCAAGCTCGGGCCGGAGGAGATCACCCGGGACATCCCGAACGTCTCCGAGGAGGTGCTCGCCGACCTCGACGAGCGCGGCATCATCCGCATCGGCGCCGACGTCGCCACCGGCGACATCCTGGTCGGCAAGGTCACGCCCAAGGGCGAGACCGAGCTGACCCCGGAAGAGCGGCTGCTGCGGGCGATCTTCGGTGAGAAGGCCCGGGAGGTCCGGGACACCTCGCTGAAGGTGCCGCACGGCGAGGGCGGCAAGGTCATCGGCGTCCGGGTGTTCAGCCGGGACGACGGCGACGAGCTGCCGCCGGGCGTCAACGAGCTCGTGCGGGTCTACGTCGCCCAGCGACGCAAGGTGCAGGACGGCGACAAGCTCGCCGGCCGGCACGGCAACAAGGGCGTCATCGGCAAGATCCTGCCCGTCGAGGACATGCCGTTCCTCGAGGACGGGACGCCGGTCGACATGGTGCTCAACCCGCACGGCGTGCCGCGGCGGATGAACATCGGTCAGATCCTCGAGACCCACCTCGGCTGGATCGCCGAGCAGGGGTGGAAGGTCGAGGGCAACCCGGAGTGGGCCGAACGGCTGCCCGAGGTGGCGCGCGAAGGCGCGCCGCAGACGCGGGCCGCCACGCCGGTCTTCGACGGTGCCC encodes the following:
- a CDS encoding DNA-directed RNA polymerase subunit beta, which encodes MSSEGHILAVSRSAQTTLQAPSSIPGAPPRISFAKIREPLEVPNLLALQTGSFDWLIGAESWRTRVEEDIASGLEEILGEISPIEDFSGSMSLSFSNPRFEDVKAPEEECKDKDMTYSAPLFVTAEFMNNSTGEIKSQTVFMGDFPMMTSKGTFIINGTERVVVSQLVRSPGVYFDKALDKTSDKDVFSCKVIPSRGAWLEFDVDKRDTVGVRIDRKRRQPVTVLLKALGWTEERIRERFTWSPAMIATLDKDHIATQDEALLDIYRKLRPGEPPTRESAQTLLDNLFFNAKRYDLAKVGRYKVNKKLELDLPTTRGVLTEDDILGTIEYVVRLHAGEDGYEVDDIDHFGNRRLRTVGELIQNQVRVGLSRMERVVRERMTTQDVEAITPQTLINIRPVVASIKEFFGTSQLSQFMDQTNPLAGLTHKRRLSALGPGGLSRERAGFEVRDVHPSHYGRMCPIETPEGPNIGLIGSLSTFARVNPFGFVETPYRKVVKGRVTDQIDYLTADEEDRHVIAQANAPLDEKNHFVEEKVLVRKKGGEVDLIDPTGVDYMDVSPRQMVSVATAMIPFLEHDDASRALMGANMQRQAVPLLRSEAPVVGTGMELRAAVDAGDVVVARKAGVVEDMSADYLTVMADDGTRQTYRLHKFRRSNQGTCINQRPIVNEGDRVEEGQVVADGPCTEDGEMALGKNLLVAFMPWEGHNYEDAIILSQRLVQDDVLTSIHVEEYEVDARDTKLGPEEITRDIPNVSEEVLADLDERGIIRIGADVATGDILVGKVTPKGETELTPEERLLRAIFGEKAREVRDTSLKVPHGEGGKVIGVRVFSRDDGDELPPGVNELVRVYVAQRRKVQDGDKLAGRHGNKGVIGKILPVEDMPFLEDGTPVDMVLNPHGVPRRMNIGQILETHLGWIAEQGWKVEGNPEWAERLPEVAREGAPQTRAATPVFDGAREKEIAGLLGSTLPNRDGDQLVGTDGKAKLLDGRTGEPFPYPVAVGHIYMLKLLHLVDDKIHARSTGPYSMITQQPLGGKAQFGGQRFGEMECWAMQAYGAAYTLQELLTIKSDDVLGRVKVYEAIVKGENIPEPGIPESFKVLLKELQSLCLNVEVLSSDGVSIEMKDTDEDVFRAAEELGIDLSRREPSSVDVDG